GAGAATCGATTCTACAGAGCCCTTGGAAAAAATATAACAAGCATGCCCGGACGAAGTGTCCTTGCACACCACGCTCATTTTTCCCGTGCCGGAGTCAAAAGGCACCTCTACGCCGCGATGCCAATGGGCCAACTCCTCCGGATTGAACCCGCCTTTATAGGCCATCGTCAGCAGCGCTCCCTCGGTCGGATCGCCCTGCATCGACCATTGGTCCCCTTGCTTCAACAATTTGCTGTTATTGCACAAGCAGGCAATCTGCAGGATTCGCCGCAGCTCCGGCTGGGTGACGGAACTTTCATACGCCGTGAAATCCTGCAAGCCGGAGCCGTTGTCTGCCCGGCGCTTCTCCCGGAAACCGCCCTCCGGAGCGTATCCGTTGCCGGATACCTCCCAGTCGCGGCCGACGGCGGTGATTTGCTTGACCGTCATTTCATTTTTCGTGAGCGTGCCGGTTTTGTCCGTACAGATGATGGTCGCATGGCCCAGTGTTTCCAAAGCCGACAGCTTGCGTACGAGCGCATTTTTCTTGGACATGCGGTAAATGCCCGCACTCAGCGCGATCGTAATGGTAACCGGAAGCCCCTCGGGAATCGCCGAGGCAATCAACGTGATTGAGGTGCTCACCAACTGAGTAAACGGAACGCCCCGGAGAAGCCCGGAAGCAAATACGATACTTCCGGCGATAAATGCCCATTTGATAAACTTTTTACTGATGGATGTAACCTTTTCCTGGAGCGGCGTAGTCGTCTTCTCATTCGTTTTGAGCAGTGACATCAGGTGGCCGAATTCCGTATTCATGCCGGTTTGGACGACAACACCCAAGGCTTTCCCCCGGGAAATATCGGTGCCCATATACAGCATGCAGCTTCGCTCCGGCAGCGGGCAATCGCCTTCAGCCTCGGTCTCCTTCTTTGCGACGGGGACTGACTCGCCGGTTAACGCCGATTCGTTGACCTCCAGATTCCATGCGCGAATCAGACGAATATCGGCAGGCACCCGGTCGCCCGGTTCGAGGCATACGATGTCGCCCGGCACAAGGTCGGCGGCGCTTATGTTCTGTTCCGCACCGTCACGGATAACCTTGCTGGCCGGGGGCTGGAACTGATTCAGGCTTTCAACAATCCGCTCGGCTTTTCGCTCCTGAAACGTGCCGATTGCCGCGTTCGCGAGCAGTACGGCGCCCATGGCGAGACCGTCGAACAGTCCGCCCGTGAACAGGGCGAGCGCCGAGGTGCCCAGTAAGATCAGCGTCGTAAATTCTTTAAACTGGCCAGCATAGGAGACGATCCAGGGGGTGTGCTCCTTTTCGGCCAGCCGATTCATTCCGTGCCGGCCTCGCGACTCGCTCACTTGAGCCGCCGTCAAGCCGTGCTGGACGTTAACCTGAAGCTGCTGCGTGACAGATTCCCAGGGCAAACCGTGCCAAATGGCAGCTTCTGAAGTCGCGGCAACCTCGTTTCGGGCCCGGTCGTCACAGGCTGGGTCAGCGGGAAATAGCTGCTGAGCCAGCTTTTGAGAGCGGGAAAGAAAGATCAGCGAGAGGGCGTCGCTGGCCAAATTGGCAATCGGAGCGCTAAGCACGCCAAAGGCGGCAAGAAGCGATCCGAATACATTCCATTTCTTCGTAAATTGGAGGTGCTCATTTATTGTACTCTCTATCTTTTGAGCGGATTGTTTGGTGTCCAGTACCTGTTCCAACTGATCGAACGTGACTCCGGGGACGCCGGCTTCCATTAAATAGCGGCCATACTCACCGGGAGCCTCGCTTATGAGGAGTACGCGGTTTCCCCGTTCATACAGCCTGGCGAGGCGCTCGGCCGCTTCGCTGACAGGAGTGTCCAGCCAATCCGTCTGCAGTCCGAGCCGGGCCAAAGCATCCCGGCCCATACCGGAGCTATCCTCCAGTACGGCAACCTGAATGCCCTGCTGTCCCGCTCGCGAGAGCAGTTCCCTCCGCCCGGTATCGAGCTGCTGTCCCCGATAGACCAGCCCTTGGCTAATCCAATTCCCGCCGATTTGCTTCGCCAGGTACAGCACCTCGCAGCTTTTGCTTTCAATCCGTTTCGCTTCAAGGTAATACCGCTCGAAAGATACCCCGTGCCGTTTGCAGTAAGCGAGATTGCCGATGCAATAAGCCGTATTGCTGATGAGGCCGCGAATTCCGTCCTCCTCTTCAGCGACGCGGAAGGCTGAGCGTAACGTCCGGCAGGATAGTTTTGCCTTTCGCTGAACTTCTTCTTTCCACGGATGGTCGGTTTTTTTCATCAAACCTGCGGCTAGACAAATGAGCTTGTCCGTATCTTCCTCATGTGATATACATTCCGTCTCCTGAATATTCGTCTGCATAAGCTGGGAGGTGCTTTCAAGAAGCAGCGTGCCGGTTTGGGTTAAATGGGCAAACGACGCTCCTTGAGGAAGACTTTGCTGCGTTTCCTTTGAGTATAGCTCCGCCTGCTGCCACGCCGTCTTCACCGGAACCGTCGCCGGCCGCGGATTGGCGGCAAGCAAGACCGCAATGGCCCGCAGAGGGCTGCGGGTGAACAGCCAGGTGGCAGCCGCGGCAGCCGTACCTAAGCGGCCGGCACGCTCGCTGTAGGTTTGAATTTCGGGAGACAGCGGCTGGGCATCCGCATCGGCCACACCAATACGGCTCCTTTTCCAATTCACATACTGAAGTATGCTTAAAGCGCCCAATACGACGAGATTTTCCCGGACCAGCGCAAGTCCCAGCGCAGCGGTGCCAAGAATCAAATCGGGATTTAGCTTGCCCTGCTCGGACAGACGAGCGAAGCCCCTGCGCAGGAAAGGGTATCCGGTGACGGCTGCGACCAGTCCGGACATGTAGAAGGGAACCGGGCTCGCCGCCAATGCCGACTTGCCGAATATCAATTGCTTCGTTCCAAGCACTAGCAATCCGCCCACTGCAATCGCAAGCGGAAGGGGGACGCCCGGCGGCGAAGCGGAACGCGGATCTACCGGGGCCGATATTTTCCTCGGCGTTTCAGGTACAGTCCTCACATCCTGTAAGGAATTCGCCTGTTCTGAAGGTTGCAGGGCAAGGTCTGGCGTTTCCAAAGAGACGGCCGCTTCGGCGCGCGCCTCCAGTTCGGAGGCTTCTTGTACAGGCGTATCCTGGCTTGCTTGGGCTCTTGTTTCTTCCTGCACAAGACCGGTGTATTTGTTCTCCAGGAGTTCCAATTGATGCAGCAGCCGATGCTTGGAAGTTTGCTGTTCGTCATATACAACGAGAATTCGGCCGGTGATCGCGGATGCTTCGGCTCTAGTGACACCTGCCAGGAGCGCCAGTTCTTGACGCAGAGACAGTTCTGTTTGCTTGCTGTGCAGCAGACTCGCAAATTCCAGGCGAATACGCCCCGGCAAAAAGCGGATAAACCGGCAGTGATGAGCGGTAGTCGACATGAAATTGCTCCTTTTAAAGGGAAATACTCCAGTTTATTTAAGCACGAAGTAGTATTCGCAAATTGAACAAGGTTATACACCGGAATTATTGGACGGGATGCATAAAACTCTGGGCATTAAGGGATAATCTAATCAGCTTAAACCAATCCATTTATTGGAGGACTCTCATGATCAAATCACGTATGGGATTAATATTGGGCGCGGCGGCTTTATTGTTGGCATTGTCGCCGGAGGCTAGAACAACCGTAAGAAGATGGGCCGTCAGAGGAACGGAAACTGTGCTCGATTTAACCGAAATGGCGAAGGATGCTGGGGCCGTGGCACAGAGCAAACTGCAGTCTTTAACCGCCCGTGACGGAGAAAAAAATTAACAGACGCCGGACTGATAACTGAACCGCAAATAGGGCACAATCTCATAAGGCCGCAAGATGCGGTTATATAGAAGAATGGAGGGCTTTCCTATGTTCCAAGGCGGATCACTTTGGGCAGGCCTTCTTGCCGGAGGCATGTCGCAGGTTCAGGACACCAAGAGCTTGCAGCAAGGGCAACTGGGCAAGAAGGAGTATACGGCGCACACGGTGGAGAATGTAACCGGAGCGGTCGGCGTAATGGCCGGAGTGGAGTACGGAGCGGTGCTCGGCAGTACGGTGTTGCCCGGTGTAGGTACCGTCGTTGGGGCGGTGCTTGGCGGCGTACTGGGTGACCGGGTCGGCCGGGTTGTAGGCAATCAGGCAGGCAATATGATCAGCCGGAACCCGCTGGTTCAGAAGGTGGCAGATCCGGTTGAAGAGGCGATTAAGTGACAAGAAAGGCGGGGTGTGACCCCGCCTTTCTTTTTTGTTATACCGTTTGAAGGTAGGAGACGTTGTCAAGACTGGTTAGCACTGAAGCAGAGAAGAGGTGCCTGCATGTCCGAGCAAATTAAACAATTACTTGAAACCGCATTGCATAATCTGAAAGGCATCAACGACGCAGAGTCCGTCATCGGAAAACCGATCCAGACGCCGGATGGCACCGTCGTAATCCCCATTTGCCGAGCAAGCCTTGGGTTTGTGACCGGGGGTACGGAATTTTCAAGCTCGGTCTCTTCGGTGCTGCCGTTTGGCGGAGGGATAGGCGGAGGCATGTCCTTGACTCCCGTCGCGTTTCTCATTATCGGCCCTTCCGGAGTCCAGACGGTATCGCTTGAATCCCCGAAAGATATATACAGCCGCATTATTGATCTGAGTCCGCAGCTGCTTGAAAAGTTGAAAGATTTGTTAGACCGGTAACCGGCCAGCGGCTGCCTTACAGTAATCCGGATAACAGATATGTTGTATCGCTAATTGGGGCATCATACATAATCACGCTGGGTGTGTTCTCCTTGGGATCATGAACCAAAAGCGCAGAAGCTCGATTAAGCTTCTGCGTTTTTTCTTTTACTGAGGATGGTGACTTCAGCAGCGCCGACAATCCCATTTTTGGCATTGTAACCCACATCTTATTATGGATTTATTGCATAACTATGTTAATTGGACATTAAATTTTATATAAATTGAAATATAAGGTAAATTATCATTGACAAGAAATCCCAACCCAAGGTACATACATATATAAGATCAATAATACCAAGATTATCTTTCTCTTTAGCCTGATCTTTCATGAATGAATTGCTGAGGGTGCACCTGGTGTTGACTTAAGCGAGTCTAACTATTTAAGGGGGGATAGCTTAATGAGCAAAATGTATGTTGATTCATCAAAGGAAAGCGGAATAACCAAGCAAAGGATTTTTCATACGGTTTCCAGTGTAACGGGCCACAGGGTTGAAGATATCGAAGCGGAAATGTTTCTGGAAGACGATCTGGGACTGGATTCCATTAAGATGATTTCACTGATGAATGAAATGATTAAGCTGATCCCGGAGGACCAACTGGATGATTTTCATACCGCCTATCCGGTGGGTTCATTGCTGGCAATATCCACTGTCCGCGAATTGTTAGGAATTTTTGAGGAGTGGGAAGCCACCCAAAGAAATGCTTTGGAATCTCCTGAAATTGCGGTTACTGCCGATGCATCTGCCACAGCCGGAGAAGTTGACGAACAGTTGAAAGTGGATGTCTGCCAATTGATATCCGAAATCACCGGCCATAACCCCCGGGATTTGTATGTGGACATGGATCTGGAAAGTGATTTGGGTCTGGATTCCATCAAAATGATTTCGCTCATGAACAGTTTGCTCAAACTCATTCCTGCGGACCAGGCAGACGACTTTACCTGCAAATATTCCTTTGCTTCACTGCTCACCTTGCAGACGATAGGGGATATTGTAGAGTTGTTTGCCGATTGGCGGATGAGTGTTGGCACTGCCCCCCAACCGCTCATAAACACAGATACTCCTGTTTTGACGCAAATTTCTGAAAATCACCCCGAATTTCTTGAAATCTTACATACCCAGTATTTATTTTTGGTCACGTATTTGTCCGTAGCCAACCTCTCGATCAGTACGGGAGTGAAGGTCAGGGGCGAACTGAACTTGGAAAGTCTGAGGGAGTCCTGGAGAGAGCTTATTTACCGCCATCCCATCCTCCGCAGCGTGTTTACCATTGATCAGGGAACAAGCAGTCTGAAGGGTTACCGCCTGAAACTGCTCAAGGATATCACCCCGCCGGAAATTTCCGTTGAGGATATCC
This region of Paenibacillus sp. URB8-2 genomic DNA includes:
- a CDS encoding glycine zipper domain-containing protein is translated as MFQGGSLWAGLLAGGMSQVQDTKSLQQGQLGKKEYTAHTVENVTGAVGVMAGVEYGAVLGSTVLPGVGTVVGAVLGGVLGDRVGRVVGNQAGNMISRNPLVQKVADPVEEAIK
- a CDS encoding cation-translocating P-type ATPase → MSTTAHHCRFIRFLPGRIRLEFASLLHSKQTELSLRQELALLAGVTRAEASAITGRILVVYDEQQTSKHRLLHQLELLENKYTGLVQEETRAQASQDTPVQEASELEARAEAAVSLETPDLALQPSEQANSLQDVRTVPETPRKISAPVDPRSASPPGVPLPLAIAVGGLLVLGTKQLIFGKSALAASPVPFYMSGLVAAVTGYPFLRRGFARLSEQGKLNPDLILGTAALGLALVRENLVVLGALSILQYVNWKRSRIGVADADAQPLSPEIQTYSERAGRLGTAAAAATWLFTRSPLRAIAVLLAANPRPATVPVKTAWQQAELYSKETQQSLPQGASFAHLTQTGTLLLESTSQLMQTNIQETECISHEEDTDKLICLAAGLMKKTDHPWKEEVQRKAKLSCRTLRSAFRVAEEEDGIRGLISNTAYCIGNLAYCKRHGVSFERYYLEAKRIESKSCEVLYLAKQIGGNWISQGLVYRGQQLDTGRRELLSRAGQQGIQVAVLEDSSGMGRDALARLGLQTDWLDTPVSEAAERLARLYERGNRVLLISEAPGEYGRYLMEAGVPGVTFDQLEQVLDTKQSAQKIESTINEHLQFTKKWNVFGSLLAAFGVLSAPIANLASDALSLIFLSRSQKLAQQLFPADPACDDRARNEVAATSEAAIWHGLPWESVTQQLQVNVQHGLTAAQVSESRGRHGMNRLAEKEHTPWIVSYAGQFKEFTTLILLGTSALALFTGGLFDGLAMGAVLLANAAIGTFQERKAERIVESLNQFQPPASKVIRDGAEQNISAADLVPGDIVCLEPGDRVPADIRLIRAWNLEVNESALTGESVPVAKKETEAEGDCPLPERSCMLYMGTDISRGKALGVVVQTGMNTEFGHLMSLLKTNEKTTTPLQEKVTSISKKFIKWAFIAGSIVFASGLLRGVPFTQLVSTSITLIASAIPEGLPVTITIALSAGIYRMSKKNALVRKLSALETLGHATIICTDKTGTLTKNEMTVKQITAVGRDWEVSGNGYAPEGGFREKRRADNGSGLQDFTAYESSVTQPELRRILQIACLCNNSKLLKQGDQWSMQGDPTEGALLTMAYKGGFNPEELAHWHRGVEVPFDSGTGKMSVVCKDTSSGHACYIFSKGSVESILRRCGKYQQNGEVHPFTVQLQADILKQSERLASGALRVLGFAYRPLQADEHEQQADLDERDMIYVGMAGMIDPPKADVRNSIEEAISLGVKPVMITGDHPITAITIAGQIGITDSNRPGQVLTGHELDRMSDEELEQSVDQVSIFARMTPEHKLRIVGMLRKKGHIVAMIGDGVNDSPAIKRADVGIAMGRAGTEVSKATADIVLKEDHFGSIVDGVKEGRTIIGNIRKALGCLLTGNLAEILVTSVAVVAGMPIPLVPIQILLMNMLTDALPAMILAVNPGNKAKQTKRTAIVDKPLYRKVITRGALLGAGSLGLFSLALASGQPVAVAQSVAFATLVAGQLIQTFSWRQEGSEQTVGDWSKDRFLVGALSISWLALLGALYVPPLNQFFHTAPIPLHLWGPILLVAGSISWLSKPILSLLERKDETTGTAALSYSAA
- a CDS encoding spore germination protein GerW family protein, which translates into the protein MSEQIKQLLETALHNLKGINDAESVIGKPIQTPDGTVVIPICRASLGFVTGGTEFSSSVSSVLPFGGGIGGGMSLTPVAFLIIGPSGVQTVSLESPKDIYSRIIDLSPQLLEKLKDLLDR